The Pseudomonas sp. Marseille-Q3773 DNA window TCAAGCGTCGCATCATCAAGGGCGCCGGCGATGCCGACGTGGCCCTAGTGGAAATCGGCGGTACCGTGGGCGACATCGAGTCGCAACCGTTCCTCGAGGCCATCCGCCAGCTGCGCGTCGAAGTGGGCTCCAAGCGCGCCATGCTGATGCACCTGACCCTGGTCCCGTACATCGCCACCGCTGGCGAGACCAAGACCAAGCCGACCCAGCACTCGGTCAAGGAGCTGCGCTCCATCGGCCTGCAGCCTGACGTGCTGATCTGCCGCTCCGACCACCCGGTCGATGCCTCGTCGCGTCGCAAGATTGCGCTGTTCACCAACGTTGAAGAGCGTGCGGTGATTTCGCTGGAAGACGTCGACACCATCTACAAGATCCCGGGCGTGCTGCATGCTCAGGGCCTGGACGACTTCGTCGTCGAGCGTTTCGGCCTGCAGTGCAACGGCGCCGACCTGTCCGAGTGGGACAAGGTGGTCGATGCCAAGCTCAACCCCGAGCACGAAGTGACCATCGCCATGGTCGGCAAGTACATGGAGCTGCTGGATGCCTACAAGTCGCTGATCGAAGCGATGAGCCACGCCGGCATCACCAACCGCACCAAGGTCAACCTGCGCTACATCGACTCGGAAGACATCGAGAACCAGGGTACCAGCCTGCTCGAAGGCGCCGATGCCATCCTGGTGCCGGGCGGTTTCGGCCTGCGCGGCGTGGAAGGCAAGATCACCGCGGTGCAGTACGCCCGTGAGAACAAGGTGCCGTACCTGGGTATCTGCCTGGGCATGCAGGTGGCTGTGATCGAGTTCGCCCGTAACGTGATGGGCTGGAAAGACGCCAACTCCACCGAGTTCGACCGCAACAGCGGCCACCCGGTAGTCGGCCTGATCACCGAGTGGGCCGATGCCACTGGTGCCGTGGAAACCCGCAGCGAGGCCTCCGACCTGGGTGGCACCATGCGCCTGGGCGCACAGGACTGCCAGCTGATCGCCGGTTCCAAGGTG harbors:
- a CDS encoding CTP synthase, giving the protein MTRYIFVTGGVVSSLGKGIASASLAAILEARGLKVTMLKLDPYINVDPGTMSPFQHGEVFVTHDGAETDLDLGHYERFIRTTMTQNNNFTTGRIYEHVLRKERRGDYLGATIQVIPHITDEIKRRIIKGAGDADVALVEIGGTVGDIESQPFLEAIRQLRVEVGSKRAMLMHLTLVPYIATAGETKTKPTQHSVKELRSIGLQPDVLICRSDHPVDASSRRKIALFTNVEERAVISLEDVDTIYKIPGVLHAQGLDDFVVERFGLQCNGADLSEWDKVVDAKLNPEHEVTIAMVGKYMELLDAYKSLIEAMSHAGITNRTKVNLRYIDSEDIENQGTSLLEGADAILVPGGFGLRGVEGKITAVQYARENKVPYLGICLGMQVAVIEFARNVMGWKDANSTEFDRNSGHPVVGLITEWADATGAVETRSEASDLGGTMRLGAQDCQLIAGSKVHDCYGKDVITERHRHRYEVNNNLLPQLVDAGLVVSGRSEDGALVEVVESKDHPWFVACQFHPEFTSTPRDGHPLFSGFVKAALAQKNKA